AAATTGCGGACTTTAATCAGCAGTATAGTTGGGTAGAAAGAACGAGATACAGCTAGGAATAAATGTTATTTTATAGCCAATTGGCAAGAGGTTAGAAGCTAATGGCGCAATTGGAAAACCAAACGCAAACTCAGGGTGAAGGCAACCCACAAACCGCAGAAGAATCACTGAAGCTTTTGACAGAGCAGCTGCAAAACATTCAACAAGGTCTGTTGGAGCAGTTACGGCGAGATGTCAACCAGCTAGAAAGTGAGAAATCACGCTTAAGCACTGAGATTGAGCAGATGCGATCGCAGTATCAGCTGCTAGAATCTCAACAGCAGACAGCAGAACAACGAGTCTGGACACAACAGCTAGCTCAGATATTAGCCACCCAACTGCAAGAAGAGTTAAGACAACAACAACTTAATTTTCTCGCCGCCCACACTTCCGGGCAAAGTGGCAACCAAGATGAAAATTCTTACGAATTACTTGCTGCCTTAAATGCGACGCTGAACTCCACCTTAAGAGGACTACAACAGGACATCAACAGTTATCAAAGTAACTTGTCCCAACAGTTAGGTCGGATGCAAAGCCTAGAACAGCAAGGGGAAGCTATCTTAGAAGCCCTCGTCACTCGCATTCGGCTGCAACTTCAGGAAACCTATCGACCAGAAAAAACCTCTTCAGGGCCAAGAGTCACGCCTGGTCGTCGTCCCGCAGCTTTACCCGGTCGTACTAGTCAGCAACCACCCGCAGCTAGCCCAGCACCAACTGCCGCAGCGACTCCGACTCCGACAACACCATCTCCCCAAACCGCAAATTTTAAATTAGGGGTGATTTTAGTTTTAATTTCTTCTTTGATGTTTTCTTTACAAAACATCGTTGTCAGGGTGCTATTAAGGGAGCAAAATATCTTTGGCTTATTTAAAGTTGGGGGGTTTATTACTCCGAGTCCTGGTAACTCTTTATTAATTTTGATGTTGCGGATGATCGTAGTTGCACCTTTAATGGCTTTTGTAATCGCACCATTGTTTTATAACCAAACCTGGCGAGATATTAGGCATTTGGGTCAAAAAAGTCAGTTTAGTAGACTGTTAAGTGTTATTGGCAGCGGTTTCTTTCTGTTCCTATCCCAATTTTTTATCTACATTGCTCTGGGAAACATTCCTACAGGAGTAGCAACAACAATCTTCTTTGTTTATCCCACGATTACTATTCTGCTGTCTTGGTTCATCTTCCGCGATAAACCAACATTTTTACTAGTTTTAGCCACCATTTCTATTTATATAGGTGGTTTTTTGACTATTCCCAGTTTCACCACAGGGGCACGAGGTAATGTTGGTTTAGGAGTGACAACAGCTATTTTATCTGGGTTAGCTTTTGCAGTTTATGTGGTGTTGATTAAAGTTAGTCGGATGCACCCTATTCCTTTTAGTGTGGTTAACTTTAGCACGATTTTGTTTTTGGCTGCGATCGTCCTACCCTTTTTC
The nucleotide sequence above comes from Phormidium ambiguum IAM M-71. Encoded proteins:
- a CDS encoding DMT family transporter — encoded protein: MAQLENQTQTQGEGNPQTAEESLKLLTEQLQNIQQGLLEQLRRDVNQLESEKSRLSTEIEQMRSQYQLLESQQQTAEQRVWTQQLAQILATQLQEELRQQQLNFLAAHTSGQSGNQDENSYELLAALNATLNSTLRGLQQDINSYQSNLSQQLGRMQSLEQQGEAILEALVTRIRLQLQETYRPEKTSSGPRVTPGRRPAALPGRTSQQPPAASPAPTAAATPTPTTPSPQTANFKLGVILVLISSLMFSLQNIVVRVLLREQNIFGLFKVGGFITPSPGNSLLILMLRMIVVAPLMAFVIAPLFYNQTWRDIRHLGQKSQFSRLLSVIGSGFFLFLSQFFIYIALGNIPTGVATTIFFVYPTITILLSWFIFRDKPTFLLVLATISIYIGGFLTIPSFTTGARGNVGLGVTTAILSGLAFAVYVVLIKVSRMHPIPFSVVNFSTILFLAAIVLPFFGYQVRPTMWTSLLIGTLVLATTTLGGYLFTNIGVPLIGPPLASVVSASGPALTTILAFLIIQENLQLYQILGVVLVTVWVIGISAQNLKPKAPPTQPTANK